In a single window of the Bradyrhizobium sp. ORS 285 genome:
- the ureG gene encoding urease accessory protein UreG — protein MASSHGPLRVGVGGPVGSGKTALMDLLCKSMRERYDIAAITNDIYTKWDAEFLVRSGSLTPDRIAGVETGGCPHTAIREDASMNLAAVADMRAKFPGLDLVLIESGGDNLAATFSPELADITIYVIDVAAGDKIPSKGGPGITRSDLLVINKIDLAPHVGASLEKMETDAKRMRGERPFVMTNLKKSQGLDRIIGFIEAKGGLTPSA, from the coding sequence ATGGCTTCGTCTCATGGTCCGCTCCGCGTCGGAGTCGGTGGTCCGGTCGGCTCCGGCAAGACCGCACTGATGGATCTCCTGTGCAAGTCGATGCGCGAGCGCTACGACATCGCGGCGATCACCAACGACATCTACACCAAATGGGATGCGGAATTCCTCGTCCGCTCCGGCTCGCTCACCCCCGACCGCATTGCCGGCGTGGAGACCGGCGGCTGTCCGCATACTGCAATCCGCGAGGACGCCTCGATGAATCTCGCGGCCGTGGCCGACATGCGCGCCAAGTTTCCCGGCCTCGATCTGGTGCTGATCGAATCCGGCGGCGACAATCTGGCCGCGACCTTCTCGCCCGAGCTTGCCGACATCACGATCTACGTCATCGACGTCGCGGCCGGCGACAAGATTCCCTCCAAGGGCGGTCCAGGAATCACTCGCTCCGACCTGCTGGTGATCAACAAGATCGACCTGGCGCCTCATGTGGGCGCCTCGCTCGAGAAGATGGAAACCGACGCCAAGCGGATGCGCGGCGAGCGTCCCTTCGTCATGACCAATCTGAAGAAGAGCCAGGGCCTCGACCGCATCATCGGTTTCATCGAAGCCAAGGGCGGCCTGACGCCGTCGGCCTAG